AAGTCATTTTTCTCTTagcatttaaatatttttctgttgTAATCTTTGGGTCCCGGATTGGTTGCTTTCCACATGGGAAATTTGATTTCCCCACATGGGAGATTCTGATCAATATTTGGATTCATGGTTTACTTCTTTGGCCTTGATATTCGAGAGTCTGGAGTATTTTGTTTCTACTACAGTCTCTATTAGTAATGACTTTATTTTAACTCTTTTTCATGCTTTGTTGTAGGCAGACATTGTGCTGCGAGGGTATTTTGGGTGGAACTCACGACGTGCTCTCCAGGTCCTTGATCAGGTTTTTCCAAAGGTATAATACTTCtggtatttacaaaaaaactataatgataCCTCAATTGCACTTTGCTGTGTCATGCTAGTgctcattattataattgtgGACAGTAGAGGCCTATCTACATATATGTTGGTAATCTCAGAGCCGTTATTGTTTATGACTGGAATTACTCCCTACCGTTTTGTTCTGATCATAGCATTCCATAAGAACTTCATAGAGACAGTGGAAAGGGAGTTCGAGTTCCCATAGCAGTTCATTGTTAATTGGACCTCGTCGTTGCTCTTGATAGCTCCCTTTGTATCCCTAAAATTTGGTACTAATGATGGGGAACTGTGTCTTCTATTTGATGTAAGATTGCCAACTATGATAGTAGAACTTTCTCTAGTTAGGCCATCCGGTATACTTTTGTCTTACAATTAAGCTCTGACTCCCAACATTACATTTCTTGGTTCTAGGATGCTGCTCTACAGCCTTCCTTGGTGATAGTTTATTTCGGCGGTAACGATTCAATGGGGCCTCACTCATCTGGCCTTGGCCCTCATGTACCACTTCCTGAATACATTGAGaacatgaaaaagattgtgacTCATCTCCAGGTACTTTCTTCACATACCAATTGATACAACGTTgtcatgtttcatgtttgaAGCAAATGTAAGACTGTCTAGTAAGATAGAATCAGATACTTAAAAAACAACTTGTCTATTTGATTCTTGGATTTATATCGTTATCGTTTCCATtctaggaaaatgttttaccAGCTCCTCGAAACTGCACAGGGAAAAAGGGATTTACTTTTAACTTCATTGATCTATATAAAAAcgaatgagataaaatattcaCCTctcccaagaaaataaatatcttttttttttataagtaatcaagaagttttattcatagtaataggcaaagcccaagtacacaggaagtatacatgtgaaataCCTATCTATAATGTAcaacagaaagaagaaagtcatgaacattgaatccattacaaacaatagcccccacccaagaaaacaaagttttaaagaaaaaacgtttaagctcctccattgttctctcttggTTTTCAAAGCTTCTATCATTCGTTCCCgtcaaatacaccaacacatacatatagggaCCATTTTCCATATTACTGCAACTTGTGTGTTTCCATGAAGACCTCTCCAGCATTCTAGAAAATCCACCTATCTACCGGGCATAACCCATGATAAACCAAGTCTTGTAAAAAAATCAGTCCACAAGGTCCTGGCCACCTCGTAATGTAGAAACAAATGATCAACAGATTCGCCATCTTTCgtgcacatataacaccagtCTAATACCATTAATCGACATTTCCTTAGATCATTTGTGGTGAGAATTTTGTCCAAAGCTGctgtccaaataaaaaaaactgcttttgaAAGAGCCTTGGTCTGCCATATGCTCTTCCATTGGAATGAGAGCCTGCCCTGATTTGATAAAACTCTATGAAATGAATGGAACGTGAATCTACCTTTTCTGGAAGGGCTCCAAAACATCCTATCCATCGTACCCTCTGTCATACGTACTGAATACAAAGCCGCATAGAAGTCTGAAATAACctccatctcccaatcatgGGCTGTCCTAATGAAGTccacattccattgaggggagccATTAGAAAAAGCCAAAATGTCCGCTATCGCTGCATCCTTTACTCGTGCTAACTCAAAAATGTCGGGGAAAATGTATTTAAGACAGCGTTCACCacaccatttatcataccaaaatctgACGCGAGAGCCATCGCCCACCCCAGTATGTGTATGTCTTTTGAAAGTCTCCCAATCCTTcctaatgtttttccacaacCCTACCCCATATGAACCATGTACCTCTTTCGAGCACCAACTGCCCCATGCTTCCCCAACCTGTGCATCAATGACTGACTTCCACAAAGCCCCCCTTATTGgtaccgccacaaccatttacccaataaAGCTTGTTTGAATTTAGTCAAGTTATGAATATCCAATCCACCCCCAAAAACTGGAGTGCATACCGTGTTCCAATTGACCAAATGGAACTTGAAGTCGTCCCCCAAACCACTCCACAATAAATCACGTTGTAACTTCTCAATACGGTTGGTAATCTTTGCTGGGAGTGGGAACAGAGACAAAAAGTAGGTGGGAAGGTTAGAGAGAGTACTTTTGATCAATGTAAGCCTGCCACCTTTGGATAAATACAACATCTTCCAAGATGTCAGCTATGCTCCACCTTTCAACCACAGGATTTCAAATTTGCTTTAATTTGAAGGAGGCACCCAATGGTAATCCAAGATACTGAAGAGATAAAGAGGATACGTTACATCCCAAAGAGAGGCTAGAGTTGCCACTTCAGGAACATTCCCCACGGGCACTATCTCAGACTTTGATAGATTAACTTTCAAGCCCGAAACCACTTCGAAGCAAAGAAGTAGGGCCCTCAAAGATTGGATCTTTCCAAGATTTGCTCCACAGAATATAAGAGTATCATCAGCAAATGAGAAATATCAAGAGAGTCGAAATTACCATTCCCCATCGAGAAACCGTGGAGAAAACCACCTTCCTCAAGCCCTACACTCATCTTACTGTGGGCTTCCATGACGAATAAGAATAGTAATGGAGATAgcggatctccctgtctcaaCCCACATGAGGAGTCAAAGAAGCCCACTGGAgcaccattcaccaaaatagagaaTTGTACTGTTGAGATGCAAACCTCTATCCATTTCATTCATCTCTCTCCAAAACCGCATCTTGCTAGTAAATAGAGTAGAAATTTCtagttaacatgatcataggTTTTTTCCATGTCTAATTTGATGATTAACCCAGGTTTTCGAGATTTGAGGCGTCCATCCAaaacttcatttgcaattagAACCGAGTCTAGAATTTGTCTAATAGGACGATAATCACGAACATCCACTGACCCCACCTTTTTTGGTATGAGTGCTAAGAATGTGGCATTGAGGCTTCTTTTGAAACTAGCATAATAATGGAACTCTCGAAAAACCCGCATAAGATCACCCTTGATCACCTCCCAACAGGTTTGAAAGAAGCCCATAGTAAAACCATCAAGGCTCGGGGCCTTATCACTAGCCATACCACGGACAATTTTgcatacttcttcttcttcaaaaggcCTTTCCATCCACCCTGCACACTGTTGGTCTAAGACTGAGAACATCAACCCATCTGCTAACGGTCTCCAAGATTGTTGTTCAGATAGAAGATGTTCATAATACTGTACCAAGTGCTCCTCAATACTTGGCTGATACGAAAAAACTACACCATCAACCATCAAAGTATCTATAGCATTGATCCTTTGACGCGAATTAGCCATCTTATGAAAGAACTTTGTACATCTATCCCCCTCCTTAAGCCATAAAGCCTTGGATTTCTGTCTCCAAGAGGTCTCTTCCATTAGTAACACTTGTTCAAGATCTGTAACTACCTGTCTCTTGTAaactttttcagcttcattaaGAATTCTTGCCTCCTCCTCTCCCTCTAGGCCCTGTAACTCCTCCATAAGGGAGCGTCGCTATGATACAATATCGCCAAACACTTGTTCATTCCATAACTTTAAATCATATTTCAGCGCTTTTAGTTTCCTTGCCAGAATGTAGCTTGGAGATCCTTGTAACTCATACGAAGACCACCATAGACTGACCCTGTCTACAAAACCGTTAGATTAAAgccacatatttttaaatttgaaataccttCTACCTCCTTGGATGCCTCCACAATCCAAAAGGATAGGGAAGTGGTCAAAACAAACTCTCGGCAAGCATCTTTGAGTTACATCCGGAAAGTGTGATTCCCATTCTGAAGTTAACAAAAATCTATTGATTCTCGACCAAGAAGGGCTATCTCGAGTATTGGACCAAGTATATAAGCCGCTTATTAGTGGAATATCCATAAGCTcctattctaaaataaaatcagagaATTCCCTCATAGTAGGAGTTATGTGGGATGTACCTGATCGTTCACTTGGGAAGCGAGATACATTGAAGTCCCCCCCTATACAACTTGGTACATTCCACCAACTAATGATTCCAGCTAACTCTTCCCACAATAAGCTTCTTTCTGAATCAACATTAGGACCATATACACCTGCAAATGCTCAACGAAACCCATCTTCTACATTTACAAAGGAGCACACCACAGTGAATTCACCCACACATTCCTCTACTCTTTACACCACTCTTTTTATTGAACGTGATAAGAACACCACCGGAGGCACCTTTGGAAGGTAGATACGACCACCCAACATGATGCCCTCTCTACAAACTACGAATTATCTGCCTTGTAATTAGTTCTGGTTTGGTCTCTTGCAAGTAAATGATATCACCCTGCCATTGTCGGAGTAAGTTTCTGACTAGGAGTTGTTTGGCCTGCTCATTCagcccccttacattccaatgtataatttttggcttcataacAAAACCATCGATGCCCTTCCCTTCCTATGCCCCCGACAAGAACTTTGCTCCCCTGCCTCATCGTTCATATCCCACATAAGCCTCTtgagttctctctctttttttgccCAAAGCCTGTGAGGGACCAGCTTTAGTTGGTATATTTGCAGCTTCAACAGCTGTGAGTAATGCCAAAAATTCATCATCAAAACCCACGCATGTAATCCCAATAATCTGTTTGATTTCCATGGCTTTTTGGATTACCCAACCTGCAACCCTAGGATGAAAAGAGTTCAGAGGAGTGGGTTCTAACCCCTCAGCAGGGCACCTGCCCCTCTCCACTCCATTTATAGACTCACAAACTATCAGAATACCTTCCATTGCACTGTCCTCTGGATTACCCAAACTACCCGCACTGTGATGGTCCTCCAGCATGGGTCTCACGGCAACTGAAGAAGGTTCCAGAGCCATACACAGTATCTATGCAGTTGAAGGTGACATGGATGGCCCAGACAACACCTCCATCAAGTTCTATGATTTTTCACAGTGTTTCGACCCACCCAACAGCTCACCCATTCTCTCCTCTATGATCTCTTGCGGAATAGCAGCTTCCACAGACACTGGCTAAGACGTTAGCGCCATCTAGATGGCTGGAGGCAACCTAGAGGGGACCGTCGCACCCTTCTGTCCCAATCCACAAGACATTGCTCCTTCCAATGAGGAACCAGTGGCCTCCTCTGAAGCTTCGAGCTGGTTCATAACTTCCGCAGACACCGGCGACGTCGTTAATGCCATCGTGATTAGTGTAGGCAACCCAGAGTGGTCCATCGCACCCTTCTGTGCCACCTCATGAGACGAGGAACCTCCCGATGACATACCCCTCTGAAATGCACCTTCCTCTATAAACGAGAACACTTCCTGGCACTAGTATTTCACTGCAGGTATCACCGGAAGCAATCCCTGAGGATGACGGCGCCGAGCCATCGATGGTTGTCAACAGCCCAGTGGCTTTCGAGCCCTTCACGAGAGAAGGCCCAGCCCTCTTGAGGCGCCACCTCCACTTGGGTGGGGCCTGGCTTGACCAGGCCAGGCCCATCTTGACTTTCAGCCTTAACCCAGCACCCTGATGGCCCAAGCCCACTCCTAGGCCCAGGTCCACATTTCCTGCCAGCGCTTCAATAGCCTTCTTCAGATTACTGAGTTCACCCTTCACACCTTTCAATTTCTGTTTTATCTCAAAAAGGGTCATCTGTTCCTCCCTTTCCAACGTACAGGGGCTTGACATAGCAGCTCCAACTGCCCGAGAGCACTCCCCTGCACCCCCTTTCTCCTTGTCTTTTTCTCCAAATTGAAAAGCCACCTTCTGACACTTActgccatgcaccaccaccctgCCTTCTCTAGCTCCACCAGTAGCCTCAACATAGGACCTGGCTTGCCCACCCACCTCTTTCCCCTTCCCCCCTTCCTGACCCACTGCCTGAACCTTAGAGGAGCATGACAGCATAAACTTCATATCCATGGACAGGTTCTTCCACCCCTGACCTTCCATCCCTGTCGGAAACACCAGCATTCCTCGACGGCTATGACCACCGTATTCAGTTACTTCCAGGTAAAACCCAAAAGAGTTACCACACCGATGAGCAACTAATACCAAGGACCCAGCTCAAAAAGTCTTGTAAAACTCCTTTCTTCCCTATGCAAAATAGCACTCTCCTCCATCGTGTTTGCTAGCCAGCAGGAGCAAGGAATACTAAAAGATATCACATTTGAAAACTTCCTCCCTCTTTTAGTAATACTAAAACAGTTTCCCCCCTCTAGAGATAAGATGAACATCTTATTTTCAACAAATAAGTGTTTTACAACACCCATCTTACCTTAGCACAATAACAGTCTCAAGGAAAAACTAATGAGAATATGATTCACATGAAGAATCACCAGAAAACTCACTCATATTTTAATGACGAGAAAGGTAGATTCATGTTATTTTGGTTTCTACCTACTGCGTTGATGTTGTCGTTGATTATCCTCAAATTTTGGTATACATGACCCATATCCTGTTGCAACTTTGTATCTCAGAGCCTTTCAAAGCAAACACGCGTTATTGTTTTAAGTTGTCCTCCTGTCAATGAGGCCAAGATTCGTGAAAACAAAAGGTACTCTCATGCATATCTTGAGTATGCTGCTTCCTGGTTTTTGAATGGTAGTGCCATTTTTAACACTGGTTTTCTTTCTTAAACCAGTGAGTTTTTAAGTGAGGTTGTTAGGACAAATGAGTTATGCCAGAGTTACTCAGAAGCTTGTATAGAGCTGTGCCAAGAAATGGGTGTGAAGGTTGTCGATCTTTTTACTGCACTTCAGAAAAGAGATGATTGGATGGAAGCTTGCTTCACGTAAGTTTACTTGGCCATAATTTTTGTATGCCATTTTTGTTCTGCCAACACCATCAACTTCTACGTCTTATTGTTATAGTTATGACTGAATCCTGCAGTGGAACTTCTTAGAACTGCAGTTAATACGATTTATATGCAATTAGAGGACTTGCTGACTCTGGAGTTGAGTGTTTGAGAGGAGTCTTTTCAACGCTGAAACTCAAAAGTCAAAACCAATGCCTTAATTATTCTGTTTATTGACTCTGTTTTGACTGTGGAAGTTGGTGTCAAAGACCTCTCTCAATGTCaatgtcaatttttatttttatttcttatactTTTTCAGAGATGGGATTCATTTATCAGCTGAAGGGAGCAAGATAATTGTTGGGGAGATACTGATGGTGCTCAACAAAGCTGACTGGGAGCCATGTCTACACTGGAAGTCTATGCCGACAGAATTTGCTGAGGATTCCCCATATGATCTTGTCGCTGCTGATGGAAAGACAACCTTGAATCCCTCGGACTGGACATACCACTTGGAGAATCAGTGGGACTAGTTTGCAGAATCAAACATAAACGACAataataatctctctctctctctctctctctctctctctctctctctctatatatatatataaacttattgtAGTTGGTTATTCATCATTCAGGAAATTAAGGGCTGGTGTGTTACAAGCTAATCCCATTTCAGCTAGAGCTTTACCAATAGTAGTAATCAAACAAAATGAATTTCATACTTGtttaccaaaatttaaaaaaggcATAAAAACCTCGTATAATTACTCGCCTCTCCGTATTGGTTATATAGCTAGTTCCCCTCCCGCTCTAGTTTATCCCCGCTGCGATAGCTGAGCAATTTCGCTTGCCCCATATCAAATTCGAAGAATAATTCGCATCTTTTAGGCCTTGTTTAGGTAGTGaggtattttcaaaataaatatgtattattttattatcattttttacttcttttatttttattattatttaatattttatcattattttttattattattcacaaaatacttaaaaatatcttttcatttttttttccggAGAAATTTGCAATTTCTCTGAATTCATGAAAAAAGCTAATAAAACacgcgcagagagagagagagagagcgctagCTAGCTAAGGATGGCGAGTTACAAGTACAAGATTTTGGGGTTCAGCAGGAAGTTTAAgattgtatttggatgttgaaatgagttgagttgagatgataaaatattgttagaatattattttttaatattattattattttatgatttaaaaaagttgaattgtttattacattttgtgttagaatttgaaaaggttgtaatgatgagttgagatgagttgagagtatttaacTAACCAAACGAAGTTTAAGATGAACGAGCTAAGCCCACCGGCCGACGTGAAGGAAGCGTTCTTGAAGTTAGCCGAGGGTGGGGACCAAATGTCGGCCTATCAGCTCCGTCGGTTCCTGGAGGAGCACCAAGACGAGGTGGACAGCACCGTGGCTGATGCGGACCGAATCATAAAGCACGTTCTGAATGGGCGCCACGAGGCCTATAGCGCCAAGCAAAGCCTTTCCCTCGCCGATTTCTTCCATTTCCTGTTTCTCGATGATCTCAACGGGCCCATCAAATCTcaggtcctctctctctctctctctcttgctgcTTTGGTATTCCTCCGTTTCGCCGAAGAAtgaaatttaggaaaattaaaTTCGATAAAACAGTAATCCATGTTTTAACCAATCTTCTGAATAGAAGGAttctaggaaaagaaaaaaaatcccctGATAAGGGTTTATTCAATGATATGGTTTAGggagtttttttcctcttctttcgaTAATCAAGCAGCAGCTTGGCGTGCAATGAAGTTGTTGTAGTAACAATATGATGATAGCTTGTACAAATGGCGTAAGGTATTCACCAGTTTCAAATACACTGTCGTTATTTATACGTATTGAAAGGGGCCACTTGTTGTTAAGGTCAAGCTTCACAAAGAAACTTTAATAAGCCCATTTTATCATAGGTCAAGACTCAAcctggtttttttcttttaaagcaACTCTATTAGTTTCTTCAATGACTTTACGATCAACTCTTGCCCAGTTAACCTAACTTTATTTAGGCTAACTGGGCACTAGGAAGTTCATTTTCATCAGAGTCCTGATTCCCAAACTACTTATTGTGCCTGTTCTTCGACATTAATAGATTGATAAGAATGTACATTTCCTTTGTCACTACGTTAATCGtttacttttcttattttgaaGAAGTCTTATAAGGGACCGATTTAGGTTTGTTCCTGACAAATTGGATGTGATTTCAGGTACACCTTGATATGACCGCTCCATTGtcacattatttcatatatacaGGGCACAATTCCTACTTGACTGGGAATCAACTCAGCGGTGATTGTAGTGATGTTCCACTCATCAAGGCGTTGCAGAGAGGCGTGAAGGTAATTGAACTTGATATATGGCCGAATTCTACAAAAGATGATGTTCTTGTTCTTCATGGAAGGTACTTGCTGATTCTCAAATCTCCCTCATTTAGTGATGCGATTGTTTTCTCATGTCTACATGGCTTTTGGCTGTGCCATAggatctttatttatatttctgcAACATCTCTTAATCACTGCAGGACACTGACCAATCCTGCGAAGCTCATTAAATGTTTGTAGTCCATTAACGAGTATGCGTTTGTTAAATCTCCCTACCCTGTTATCATAACTTTAGAAGACCACCTTACCCGTGATCTTTAGGACAAAGTTGCCAAGATTAGCATTTTTTCCCTctgacaataatatttaaattcgAGGTGTTTCTTCTTTGTGACTCACTTCGATTTTCATGTAGATGCTCACTCAAACATTTGAAGAAATGTTGTATTACCCCAAGGGAGAATGCTTAGCTGAGTTCCCTTCACCAGAGTCATTGAAATATCGAATTGTTATCTCTACGAAGCCACCAAAAGAATACCTTAAATCTAAGAATAGCAAGGATAAGGATAGTATCTTCAATGGTGGATAGGAAACATCTGAAGAAGCAGCATCAGGAAAGGAGACACTGACTTTTAAGTCCTAGCCAGAAGAAGAGAAAGTGAGATGAATATGATGTGTATCTACGTATTTTCAATCCCAAACCGtgcttttttacttttactctTCTGATGGATGGCAGAGGAACAGTGATCCAGATGATGAAGATATCAATGGGTGTGTTCATAGATCAGCCCAAGAAGGAGCACCTGAATACAAACGATTGATTACAATTCATGCTGGGAAACCAAAGGGTAGTTTAAAGGATGCATTACAAGTTGAGGCTGACAAAGTTAGACGACTTAGTTTAAGTGGTTTAAGTGAACAAGCACTTGAGAAGGCTGCCTCAAATCATGGAACTGATGTTGTAAGGTATCTATTCAACTAAATTTTGGTGGATAGTTGCAAGACATTAGCATTCTCATTGCCTATTTCACCTGGATGATTCATATCGGCTCTCATGCTTTACAGGTTCATGCAGAAAAATATACTAAGAATATACCCTAAAGGAACACGTGTCATCTCCTCTAATTACAAGCGACATGTTGGGTGGATGCATGGGGCTTAGATGGTTGCATTTAATATGCAGGTTCGTTAACAATTATCAGCATTCAAATAATGTAATGGTAGCAGTAGCTTTTCAatgtaaataatcttttatcTGTAAGGCTCTTTCTTTAATAATGTGGATGACTATGTGAATAGTTACATTATAATGAGATTCTCCATTCCAATAATCAAATCAAGATGCAGCTGGTAAAAGTTTGCTTCTCTTCTGTGTTGTCAAGTCATTTGCTCAAGTGAATGCAAATTGGCTTATGATGTCAATTTTAAATCATGAAATGATTAGTCAGCAGTTAGCCTAAAATTTCCAGGCCTTCCAAGTTAAAAACGATTCCATTATCATGCCTTAACGCCTGACGGTGTTCCATTCATTTAGAATCATCTGATCTCCACCAGAGAATTCTTTTTGACATGTGAGTTTTCCCTCACCAGGGACATGGCAAATTGCTTTGGTTAATGCAGGGGATGTTTAGAACCAATGGAGAGTGTGGTTATGTTAAAAAACCTGATTTTCTGATGCGAAGGGGTCCTCATAATGAGGTGTTTAATCCTAAAAGAACCTTCATAGTGAAGAAGACATTAAAGGTGAGAATAATATTTTGGCTTAAGAAAAGAATGTTTAGCCTAATGACCTCCTCTCAGCATTCATTTTCATTATCGGGTGAAAATATATATCGGAGATGGGTGGCACTTGGATTTTAACCCAACACACTTCGATTCATTCTCGCCACCTGATTTCTACACAAAGGTATAGTTGGATGTGTGGGGGTGATAAccttaaacatattttttttttcctttgcataATTGCTTAGAGTTGTGACTTTTGCAAAATGTATCATTGTACCTTTTTCATCATCTTGAAGCTTGATGTAACTTTGTATTTGCAAATATGCCCATTAGCCCATAAACATATTGGAATCACAAGTTGTCTGGACCTGTTGCAATGCTGATgctttatttatgatttatgacTTTTAAGTACCGGTCTAATAATACCAGTCAATTATAAGATGTACACACTTGCAACACGCTCATGCACATATACTCATATTTCAGTGGTGTCACTCCTAGAAATATATTGCACATGTACcgtgatttcttttttaaatggcAGATTCATATTGTTGGGGTGCCAACTGATGCTGCtaagaagaaaacaagaataatTGACGATGATTGGGCTCCTCCTTGGGATGAAGAGTTTGAATTCCCTTTGACGGTTCCTAATCTTGCCTTGCTTCGGATTGAAGTACGGGAGTACGATAGGTCTGAGAAGGACAACTTCGGTGGGCAGACATGTTTTCCTATCTCAGAACTAAGACCCAGGATCCGTGCTGTACCACTCTATGACCGAATggagagaaacaaaaatctgtgaAGCTTCTAATGCAGTTTCAGTTTGTATAGGCCATAGGATTTCATTCATCCAGGACATATGCTCTTGTAATTGAGTCCATATTACATTTTTACACCGTTTTGAGCTAGACGTTACAGGTGTGCGTTTTAACTAGTTGATAGAAAGCTTTGTGGCCGTGTTTCCCTCTTAGAATAGGCATTGATAATTGGAAAGGCAGTCTTCTAGACTTTTAGTTTTAGTTGGGTCACCGGATTCTAACGAGTCATCAATTTCCACAGATTGTTTTGGATTAGAGACTCGCAGCAATTGGGAATGAAGGAGTGAGGTGCTGCAATGGTCATATTTAAAAGGTTAAAAGGCTAATTATGAATACGTCAGAAAGTAGGAAAGAAGAAGCGAATCCAAGTTTAATTGGGCTCGTTTGGATGCTAAAGtgctaaacttatcttagagcattctcattggcttgattaaatgagaaaattatctaaaatttagataacttgtataaaaaaactctaTATTAG
This window of the Juglans regia cultivar Chandler chromosome 12, Walnut 2.0, whole genome shotgun sequence genome carries:
- the LOC108983031 gene encoding GDSL esterase/lipase CPRD49-like; the protein is MAGPARPQFVLFGSSIVQMSFGHGGWGATLAEIYARKADIVLRGYFGWNSRRALQVLDQVFPKDAALQPSLVIVYFGGNDSMGPHSSGLGPHVPLPEYIENMKKIVTHLQSLSKQTRVIVLSCPPVNEAKIRENKSEFLSEVVRTNELCQSYSEACIELCQEMGVKVVDLFTALQKRDDWMEACFTDGIHLSAEGSKIIVGEILMVLNKADWEPCLHWKSMPTEFAEDSPYDLVAADGKTTLNPSDWTYHLENQWD